One Formosa agariphila KMM 3901 genomic window, ATTTTGAGAGGTTTCCCAAGGCGCATTAAACCATGCTAAGGCCCACGCTATTCTAATATCACTTGCTCCTTCTTCTATAGCTGCTAATATATTTGAAGTCCAAAAGGTAGGATTTGAATTTATATATCCCTGTCTACCTGTTTCAGAAAGAACAGCCACTTTACCATGATTTAAGGCAAAGGAACTAAGCTCAATAAGATTAGATTTTAATGTTGATTTTGTAGGGTCATACACATCTACACCAACGACATCTACATAATTATCACCCGGATAATAACTCTCATCTATTTTTTGATTTGGAGTCCAACCAAATAGAACTAAATCGGTTTTTGACTTGATATAGTTTACTGCTAACTGATAAAACTGAATATACAGTTGAGAACTATGATTTTTTGTTTTGGTTCCCCACCAAAACCAGTCACCATCCATTTCATGATATAACCTGAATACAACAGGAAAACCTAAATCTGAATTAATGATATTCACTACATCATCTAACTCATTATAAAACCAATCTCGAGAACCATCGATATCATTAACAATATCATACACTAGAGATTTATCTTGATCTGTGCTCATCTCGTCAAAATAAATTTTATTATCATTTCTACTCTGCTGATGAAAATCAAATGTGACTATTGCTCCATTGTTATAAGCGTATTTAGCTTCTTGAATATGAAGTTGTTTTTCTTCATTTGATTTATACAACATGTAATGGGGATCAATACCAAAAACACCGGGATGATCTCCTGTCACATCTTTACAGTCAGATGTACTTAAATCTGTTCTTAATCCATCTAATTTAAAAGACATTGGAAACTCTTGCCCAAAAGCAAATTGGCTACTATTAGATAATTGCCCAATTTTTTGAAACAAATTTTTAGTTTCATATGTCGCTCCAGCATCAATTGGTATATACTCTCCTTGCTTTCTAACTTCTACGGTTATAGTAGTTGATGCCGTAGCTCCAACATCGTCGGTAACAATTAATTCTATTTCATGAATTCCTAAAGGGAGCTCTAACCTAATTTCCTTCTCATTCCCAACAACTACATCTGCTTTTAGCCACTTATATTCAACTATTTCACCATCTTCATCTGAGGATGCGGAACCATCAAGTTCTACCCATACCTTAGATTGTTCTTCAGTTATAATTGCTATTTTATCTTCTCCTGCATTTGCTACAGGCAAACTATTTTCAGCTTGTGTAATTATAACTGTATACTCTTTAACTATTTCATTATTTTGTTTTAGTGTATAATTAACAATTTTTGAAAAGTCATTTTTTGTTTCACCTGATACTTGTAGCTTATCACCGATAAATAATTCTGCACCATCACTTAAAGTGAATTCTGCTGTTAAATTATTTAATATTGTATTTGCGTTTACATTCGCTGCTATTGAGGTACCATTAATATCAAAATCAGTATCTGGTAATTCTTTTATTTTGAAAGAAGTAACACTTGCTTTCACATTAATTATTACCGAGTAATTTTGCTTTGTTCCATCCTCAGCTTCCACAACATATACAACAGGATTGGAAAAATCATTTTTTGAATATCCAGAAGTTTGTAGATTATTTTCTACATAAACATTTGCTTTATCAGAGACTTTAAATACAGCTGTAAGATCCTTTAAATCCACACCTTCTTCTACAGTTGCAACAACATTATTATTCGATAGAATATCAAAATTGACATTTAATTCTGAAATAGAAAAGGATAAGAGTTCTGCATCACTACTTAACAGTGTATCACTATCTTCTGAACATGAAATAATAAATACAGAAATTAATACTAACTTTATAAATTGCTTCATTTAATACATTTTTAAAAATTGAATTGAATAGGTAAACCGGGCACCTTAACCACAGGAACCCGATTTCCTAACCAAAAAAAAAACTAATAATAAAAAAACAAATCTAATATCTTGGTCCTTCAGTAATTACCATATCATCTATGCTAACCCCAATTTCATTACCATCATTTCTGTTCACAATAACTTCTATACGATCAAGTGGTGCGTCTTTATTAAACCTTTTTAACGAAGCATAATGCTGCCCTAACTCTGTTGTAGAGTCACTCCAGTTTTCCATATCTGAATTAAATAAGCTAAATTGAAACGTCTCCCATTTTCCATTAGTATTAGGAAAGAATTTTTGAATAAGTACTAGCTGTTCATCGTATTGAAACATTCTTACAATTATATATTGGGTTTCATCAGGAATACTATTAAGCGCTAGTGACACATATGGATCGTTAAATACAGAAAGCTGAGAGGACTTCATTTCTTTAGAAATTGATTGTCCCCAATATCCACCCCAATTACCTAAACTTCCATCATCGGTATAGGTATAGAATTGATTCCCAAAAAATGGATCAATTTCATTAGTTCTTAAATCTAAAGAGGCTACCAAATTTCCGTTATTATATATATCCGGCCATGCTCCTGAATCTTCAAATCCCATAACGGTAATTTTTGAAGGTTTAGTTGACCCCACTAAAGCATCACCAATTTCCTGACTTCCATCGTACTGCCCTTCTGTAATTTTGAAAAATGCAATATCCAGATCTTGATTTGCGCCTGCATTTCCTGATTTAAAAGTTAACTTAGGTTTAAAAGCCCCTGAATTAAACTCTCCTCCTTCCCAATTATCTTCTAAAGGCTGAGACACTATAACCCATTGACCACCGGTATCAAATCCATATCCAAAATGTCTCCAGTTTCCTGCTTGATCTTCAAGTTGAAAATATCCTGCACTTCCCGCAGGTGTTCTTACCGCAAATGTTAAAAATGGATTAATTAAACCACTCACATCAGGAACTTCTTCAGAGGTCATATTTCCAGATTCTTTATCCCAACCATAGCCAGGTGCTCTTAAAGAAAAATAATTAATATCTGTTCCATTGAAATCTCCAGTTTTTACGCTTGCATCTCCCTCTCCTACATATTGATGAGTTCCGTCTTTAAAGTCCCAAACCACCACTTCATCATAAGAAATAAATGGATAGATTACCTCTACTTTTTTCGCCACTGGAATTTCATCATTTGCCAAACTTTTAAAGGCTACATCTACTAACATACCTGCTTTTAAATCTAAATCTGCAACTGAAAAAACAGATTCCTCTGTAGTTTTAGAAATTTCATCTACCACTTCTCCATTAACTGTTACCTCTGTTAACAAATCGACATTTATTCCTATAACTTTAAAATTCAAACCAACCTGAATATCACTTACCTCCTTAACTTCCGTTGAAGGAATAATAGGTACAAAATTAGCAGCTGTCTCACTTTGTTGCCCGTATTTATTCGAAACTACAATTGGAGCTCCGTCTACATTCATGGTTCTTGGTACATCTACCTGTAAAGATTTCTCATCATCTGAAACTTTTAAATTATCCCCAACGACATCCCCGAAATAAACATTATCTACTTTTTCAAATTCTCCAGTAAGTTTTATTGTATTTGAAAGCACTTCATTAAAAGAACTAACTTCAAATATTTCTGGCACTGGCCAATCTACATCATATACAGAATCGTCAGTTTCACAAGCAATCACCATCAACATCATTGTGACAGTCAAGACTAAATATTTTATATTTTTATTCATTTTATTTTTTTTAAGATTATTAATACCCTTTATTTTGAGCTATTTCAAATGCATTTACATCTCCTACTGGGATAGGTAGTAACCCATCATGAGACCTATAATTAGACTCATTTGGTAGTAATTCTAATCTTCCGGTACGAATTATATCAAAATATCTAATTCCTTCCATTGCTAATTCCATCCTTCTCTCTTTCCATATATCTAACAATAAATCTTCACCTGTACTTGTAATAGCTGGTACCTTAGCTCCCGAAAGCGCATCATAAGAATAATTATTAGTTTGACCTTCTTTAGAACCTAACGGCATCGTTGAATTTTCAGCACGAGAACGAATAAGATTAATTGTATTACGAGCTACCCCCTCTTGTCCTACATAATATGCAGCTTCCGCATGAGCTAATAATACTTCTGCATAACGCATCAATCTTTTATTAACGTCTTGGTTATTATGATTACTTGCTCTATCTTCTTTAGCTAAAGCATATTTTCTATTTAATCTACAACTAGAAACAAAATCTTTAGTACTGTCGTCCTCTAAGGTCCATAATTGTTTGTCCCACGTTTGAGG contains:
- a CDS encoding glycosyl hydrolase; this encodes MKQFIKLVLISVFIISCSEDSDTLLSSDAELLSFSISELNVNFDILSNNNVVATVEEGVDLKDLTAVFKVSDKANVYVENNLQTSGYSKNDFSNPVVYVVEAEDGTKQNYSVIINVKASVTSFKIKELPDTDFDINGTSIAANVNANTILNNLTAEFTLSDGAELFIGDKLQVSGETKNDFSKIVNYTLKQNNEIVKEYTVIITQAENSLPVANAGEDKIAIITEEQSKVWVELDGSASSDEDGEIVEYKWLKADVVVGNEKEIRLELPLGIHEIELIVTDDVGATASTTITVEVRKQGEYIPIDAGATYETKNLFQKIGQLSNSSQFAFGQEFPMSFKLDGLRTDLSTSDCKDVTGDHPGVFGIDPHYMLYKSNEEKQLHIQEAKYAYNNGAIVTFDFHQQSRNDNKIYFDEMSTDQDKSLVYDIVNDIDGSRDWFYNELDDVVNIINSDLGFPVVFRLYHEMDGDWFWWGTKTKNHSSQLYIQFYQLAVNYIKSKTDLVLFGWTPNQKIDESYYPGDNYVDVVGVDVYDPTKSTLKSNLIELSSFALNHGKVAVLSETGRQGYINSNPTFWTSNILAAIEEGASDIRIAWALAWFNAPWETSQNNLFIPNASSPNNVKDDFNKFYESERTLFMDEIKTFDIYN